From Enhydrobacter sp., the proteins below share one genomic window:
- a CDS encoding adenylate/guanylate cyclase domain-containing protein, producing the protein MKLSRRDRRDWRIIAWIGLTSAVVSVFFGMAIRPEAVPAPDVILTSVATSVMIATPISLLELRGRRSSLLRRLRRLPLAAFFGLKVLAYLVVILCGLTVGRLLFAPVERAFAFDSAFETSIVFAIVMSVVANLVFEMGGLLGYGTLRNLLTGRYVQPRREHRAFLLIDMKGSTTIAERLGPIRFHELLNDFFRNVADAALECEGEIHKYVGDEAILTWREATDDCLRCPFVVRDLIERHRSHYEHRYSVVPEFRAALHYGEIVAGEIGDMRREIAYVGDTLNVAARLLEAAKQLGEDVLVSADLLERAQLPPGLRAIDLPTLAVRGRVAPLGIAALRA; encoded by the coding sequence GTGAAGCTGTCGCGCCGCGACCGCCGCGACTGGCGGATCATCGCGTGGATCGGTCTGACCAGTGCCGTGGTCAGCGTCTTTTTCGGCATGGCGATCCGCCCCGAGGCGGTTCCCGCGCCGGACGTCATCCTCACCAGCGTTGCCACCTCCGTGATGATCGCCACGCCGATCAGCCTGCTCGAGCTCAGAGGCCGCCGCTCGTCCCTGTTGCGACGCCTGAGGAGGCTGCCCCTCGCCGCGTTCTTCGGCCTCAAGGTGCTGGCCTATCTCGTCGTCATCCTCTGTGGATTGACCGTCGGACGCCTGCTGTTCGCTCCCGTGGAACGGGCCTTCGCCTTCGACAGCGCTTTCGAAACCTCGATCGTCTTCGCCATCGTCATGTCGGTCGTCGCCAATCTGGTGTTCGAAATGGGCGGACTGCTGGGCTATGGCACTTTGCGGAACCTGCTGACCGGCCGCTATGTCCAGCCCCGGCGGGAGCATCGCGCATTTCTGCTGATCGACATGAAGGGTTCGACGACGATCGCCGAGCGGCTCGGCCCGATCCGCTTCCACGAGTTGCTGAACGACTTCTTTCGCAACGTCGCCGACGCCGCGCTCGAATGCGAGGGAGAAATCCACAAGTACGTCGGCGACGAGGCGATCCTCACCTGGCGCGAGGCGACCGACGATTGCCTGCGCTGCCCCTTCGTGGTGCGAGATCTGATCGAACGCCACCGCAGCCACTATGAACACCGCTACAGCGTCGTGCCGGAGTTCCGCGCCGCCCTGCACTACGGCGAGATCGTCGCCGGCGAGATCGGCGACATGCGCCGCGAGATCGCCTATGTCGGCGACACGCTGAACGTCGCTGCACGACTGCTCGAGGCCGCCAAGCAGCTCGGCGAGGATGTTCTGGTTTCCGCCGATCTGCTGGAGCGCGCGCAACTGCCGCCGGGCCTGCGTGCCATCGACCTGCCGACGCTCGCCGTCCGTGGCCGGGTCGCGCCGCTCGGCATCGCGGCGCTGAGGGCCTAG
- a CDS encoding branched-chain amino acid ABC transporter permease: MGIRAGLRLLHRDDVHPPAGPAGEALVNPRNPALWIGAAILLALPLVYKQPYHLHVLVLILIWSFAYTSWSIMGRFGLVSLGHGGFMGVGAYVTALLWNHFGLSPWIGIPLALVAAGLLALIVAWPCFRFRITGHYFALVTLALSGIVLQVITATRDQTGGSLGYTPERTKGSAIAALQFVDKETWYYIALGAWAVGLVIWYLIDRSMMRGALEAISEDEDAAAAAGVNVTVEKLKITVLSAVMTAFAGALYCQYQMFISPDTVSGIAVSLQMVFAVVVGGIYVAFGPTVGAVITILMAETLRISFGTKAVGWDNLVYGVLLVLFIIFLPKGILGSLLDRVTRRKPAPA, translated from the coding sequence ATGGGGATACGTGCTGGCCTTCGCCTTCTTCATCGTGATGATGTTCATCCGCCCGCAGGGCCTGCTGGCGAGGCGCTCGTGAACCCGCGCAATCCCGCGCTCTGGATTGGCGCCGCCATCCTGCTGGCGCTGCCGCTGGTCTATAAGCAGCCCTATCACCTGCACGTGCTCGTGCTGATCCTGATCTGGTCGTTCGCCTACACGTCGTGGTCGATCATGGGCCGCTTCGGCCTGGTGTCGCTCGGTCACGGCGGCTTCATGGGAGTCGGGGCCTACGTCACGGCGCTGCTGTGGAACCATTTCGGCCTGTCGCCGTGGATCGGCATCCCGCTGGCCCTGGTCGCGGCGGGCTTGCTCGCCTTGATCGTGGCCTGGCCGTGCTTCCGCTTCCGCATCACCGGCCACTACTTCGCGCTGGTGACCCTGGCGCTCTCCGGCATCGTGCTGCAGGTCATCACCGCCACGCGCGACCAGACCGGCGGCTCGCTCGGCTATACGCCGGAGCGGACCAAGGGCAGCGCCATCGCCGCCCTGCAGTTCGTCGACAAGGAGACCTGGTACTACATCGCGCTCGGCGCGTGGGCCGTCGGTCTCGTCATCTGGTACCTGATCGACCGCTCGATGATGCGCGGCGCGCTCGAGGCGATCTCGGAGGACGAGGACGCGGCGGCGGCGGCGGGCGTCAACGTCACGGTCGAGAAACTGAAGATCACGGTGCTGAGCGCGGTCATGACCGCTTTCGCCGGCGCACTCTACTGCCAGTACCAGATGTTCATCTCGCCCGACACGGTGAGCGGCATCGCGGTGTCGCTGCAGATGGTGTTCGCCGTCGTGGTCGGCGGCATCTACGTCGCCTTCGGGCCCACGGTCGGCGCCGTCATCACCATCCTGATGGCCGAGACGCTGCGCATCTCGTTCGGCACCAAGGCGGTCGGCTGGGACAACCTCGTCTACGGCGTGCTGCTGGTGCTGTTCATCATCTTCCTGCCCAAGGGCATCCTCGGCAGCCTGCTCGACCGCGTCACGAGGCGCAAACCCGCGCCGGCCTAG
- a CDS encoding branched-chain amino acid ABC transporter permease, producing the protein MEIFDIYLLEAIISGILLGGVLALLALGLNLIFGVIDVVWICYAELIMIGMYGLYYFYSVYGVPMWLAAPAAIVLVGILGLVLHYVVISPLLDSAPINQLLATGGVLFFLQSFATVAFGIDFRNLGIRLPVLAIGEMHFSYARLLAFLAALAGMVVVYLFMTRTYIGTAIRAISQDRQIMTLMGVDTRKLYLVTSAIGGSLAGLAACLLVLQYDVHPFVGLSFGPITFLICVLGGLGNFVGGFVAAFLFAQIISLGGLYSDLEWGYVLAFAFFIVMMFIRPQGLLARRS; encoded by the coding sequence ATGGAGATCTTCGACATCTACCTGCTCGAGGCGATCATCAGCGGCATCCTGCTGGGCGGTGTCCTGGCCCTGCTGGCCCTCGGGCTGAACCTGATCTTCGGCGTCATCGACGTGGTGTGGATCTGCTACGCCGAGCTGATCATGATCGGCATGTACGGCCTCTACTATTTCTACTCGGTCTACGGCGTGCCGATGTGGCTGGCGGCGCCGGCCGCGATCGTGCTGGTTGGCATCCTGGGCCTGGTGCTGCACTACGTGGTAATCTCGCCACTGCTCGACTCCGCGCCAATCAACCAGCTTCTGGCGACCGGCGGCGTGCTGTTCTTCCTGCAGAGCTTCGCCACCGTCGCCTTCGGCATCGACTTCCGCAACCTCGGCATCCGCCTTCCGGTGCTGGCGATCGGCGAGATGCACTTCAGCTACGCCCGCCTGCTCGCCTTCCTCGCCGCGCTCGCCGGCATGGTCGTGGTCTACCTCTTCATGACCCGCACCTATATCGGCACGGCGATCCGGGCCATCTCGCAAGACCGCCAGATCATGACCCTGATGGGCGTCGACACGCGCAAGCTCTACCTCGTCACGTCGGCGATCGGCGGCTCGCTGGCGGGGCTCGCCGCCTGCCTGCTCGTGCTGCAGTACGACGTGCATCCCTTCGTCGGCCTCTCCTTCGGACCGATCACCTTCCTGATCTGCGTGCTGGGCGGGCTGGGCAACTTCGTCGGCGGCTTCGTCGCCGCCTTCCTGTTCGCCCAGATCATCTCGCTGGGCGGCCTCTACTCCGACCTCGAATGGGGATACGTGCTGGCCTTCGCCTTCTTCATCGTGATGATGTTCATCCGCCCGCAGGGCCTGCTGGCGAGGCGCTCGTGA
- a CDS encoding ABC transporter ATP-binding protein, with translation MLELRQIDAGYGSFQALFGIDLEVRAGEAVGVIGPNGAGKTTLMRVVSGLIRPTRGSIAMEGADVVKTPAHRIVNLGIAHVPENRRLFPRLTVEDNLKMGAFIPEARKKFAQRLDFVFDLFPRLKERRHQMAGTMSGGEQQMCAIGRALMSDPKLLLLDEPSAGLAPVVVQQVFELVKRIRASGLTVLIVEQNVQQVLQVVDRAYLLEAGTIRSSGTSAELLASDTIKQAYLGV, from the coding sequence ATGCTCGAGCTCAGGCAGATCGACGCGGGCTACGGCAGCTTCCAGGCGCTGTTCGGCATCGACCTCGAGGTCAGGGCGGGCGAGGCCGTCGGCGTGATCGGCCCCAATGGTGCCGGCAAGACGACGTTGATGCGCGTCGTCTCCGGCCTGATCCGCCCGACCCGCGGCTCGATCGCAATGGAGGGCGCCGACGTGGTGAAGACGCCGGCGCATCGCATCGTCAATCTCGGCATCGCCCATGTGCCGGAGAATCGCCGGCTGTTCCCGCGCCTCACCGTCGAGGACAACCTGAAGATGGGCGCGTTCATCCCCGAGGCGCGCAAGAAGTTCGCGCAGCGTCTCGATTTCGTGTTCGACCTGTTCCCGCGCCTGAAGGAGCGGCGCCACCAGATGGCGGGTACCATGTCGGGCGGCGAGCAGCAGATGTGCGCCATCGGCCGTGCGCTGATGAGCGACCCCAAACTCCTGTTGCTCGACGAGCCGTCCGCCGGCCTTGCGCCGGTCGTGGTCCAGCAGGTGTTCGAACTGGTCAAGCGCATCCGCGCCTCCGGTCTTACGGTGCTGATCGTCGAGCAGAACGTGCAGCAGGTGTTGCAGGTCGTCGACCGCGCCTACCTGCTCGAGGCCGGCACGATCCGCAGCTCCGGCACGTCGGCTGAACTGCTGGCCAGCGACACCATCAAGCAGGCCTATCTGGGCGTGTAG
- a CDS encoding ABC transporter ATP-binding protein — MLVVEGLVKRFGGFTAVNNVSFKVDQGEILGLIGPNGSGKSTIFNMLSGTFAPTAGSILFEGHELAGLSPHRTIHRGIGRTFQIPRPFRRLSIFENVELAGFYGQTGQVLHSRAKAEEAAERALAMVGLPTDRRAPVDGLGAAGLKKLELAKALATGPKLLLADESLGGLDEKEMNQAAEMLRNIRNELGITIIWVEHIMGVLMRVVDRVMVLDHGEKIAEGLPGQVSSDPRVIEVYLGTDAHATQAAAAEGRR, encoded by the coding sequence GTGCTCGTCGTCGAGGGTCTGGTAAAGCGTTTCGGCGGGTTCACGGCCGTCAACAACGTGTCGTTCAAGGTCGATCAGGGCGAGATTCTCGGCCTGATCGGCCCCAACGGGTCGGGCAAGAGCACGATCTTCAACATGCTCTCCGGCACCTTTGCGCCGACCGCGGGATCGATCCTGTTCGAAGGACACGAACTGGCGGGCCTGTCGCCCCACCGCACCATCCATCGCGGCATCGGCCGCACGTTCCAGATCCCGCGACCGTTTCGCCGCCTGTCGATCTTCGAGAACGTCGAACTGGCTGGCTTCTACGGCCAGACCGGCCAGGTCCTGCACAGCCGGGCCAAGGCGGAGGAAGCGGCCGAGCGCGCGCTCGCCATGGTCGGCCTGCCGACCGACCGACGCGCGCCCGTCGACGGGCTGGGGGCGGCGGGCCTGAAGAAGCTCGAACTCGCCAAGGCGCTGGCCACCGGCCCCAAGCTGCTGCTCGCCGACGAGAGCCTGGGCGGGCTGGACGAAAAGGAGATGAACCAGGCCGCCGAGATGCTACGCAACATCCGCAACGAGCTCGGCATCACCATCATTTGGGTCGAGCACATCATGGGCGTGCTCATGCGCGTGGTCGACCGCGTCATGGTGCTTGACCACGGCGAGAAGATCGCCGAGGGCCTGCCGGGCCAAGTGTCGAGTGATCCGCGTGTCATCGAGGTCTATCTCGGCACGGATGCCCACGCTACTCAGGCCGCCGCGGCCGAGGGGCGACGCTGA
- a CDS encoding ABC transporter substrate-binding protein, translating into MTLRMIARLFGGLAATIAAFATAATAQAQEKKIKIGVIYDLTGPLAGGGSELHHLGAKIMIDHFIKQGGVDGYKIEAVYADAQSKPDVAINEAVRLIEQEKVDMVLGFFSSAQCVPVAARVEQLKKFMWITTCISSAVLENRNLKYVFRTQPSGAQFGELSMDFIAQNAKAKLGKDAKDVRVAIIHEDGAYGVDVAKGNEAGAKKAGFNIALKEGYAATAPDLSALITKLKRARPDVIFHTGYNPDITLFHRQAREGGLKFSALIGHGAGYGVYSKLKEGLGKDVNYFYNVDPISIWDTKQDALDKALPPLIKMVGEEYDKAKPGTTIRSAHVGMAASNTYVFFKEVLPRAIKKYGGIDADALRKAALEVDLPEGGTMLGFGVKYAGEGSPIAGQNERASPVVVQYVDDKSYVVWPKSQQQRDPVLPFPAGTVYSSK; encoded by the coding sequence GACCGGCCCGCTCGCCGGCGGTGGCTCCGAACTCCACCACCTCGGCGCCAAGATCATGATCGACCATTTCATCAAGCAAGGTGGCGTCGACGGCTACAAGATCGAGGCGGTCTATGCCGATGCCCAGAGCAAGCCCGACGTGGCGATCAATGAGGCGGTGCGGCTGATCGAGCAGGAAAAGGTCGACATGGTGCTCGGCTTCTTCTCGTCGGCGCAATGCGTGCCGGTCGCGGCGCGCGTCGAGCAGCTCAAGAAGTTCATGTGGATCACGACCTGCATCTCCTCGGCAGTGCTCGAGAACCGCAATCTCAAGTACGTGTTCCGCACCCAGCCGTCGGGCGCGCAGTTCGGCGAGCTGTCGATGGACTTCATCGCCCAGAACGCCAAGGCCAAGCTCGGCAAGGACGCCAAGGACGTGCGCGTGGCGATCATCCACGAGGACGGCGCCTATGGCGTCGACGTCGCCAAGGGCAACGAGGCGGGCGCCAAGAAGGCGGGCTTCAACATCGCACTCAAGGAAGGCTACGCCGCAACGGCGCCGGACCTCTCCGCGCTGATCACCAAGCTGAAGCGCGCGCGGCCGGACGTGATCTTCCACACCGGCTACAATCCGGATATCACGCTGTTCCATCGTCAGGCGCGCGAGGGCGGCCTGAAGTTCAGCGCCCTGATTGGCCACGGCGCGGGCTACGGCGTCTATTCCAAGCTCAAAGAAGGCCTCGGCAAGGACGTCAACTACTTCTACAACGTAGATCCGATCTCGATCTGGGACACCAAGCAGGACGCGCTCGACAAGGCGCTCCCGCCGCTCATCAAAATGGTCGGCGAGGAGTACGACAAGGCCAAGCCCGGCACGACCATCCGCTCGGCCCATGTCGGCATGGCGGCGTCGAACACCTACGTGTTCTTCAAGGAAGTGTTGCCGCGCGCCATCAAGAAGTATGGCGGCATCGACGCCGACGCTTTGCGCAAGGCGGCACTCGAGGTCGACCTGCCGGAGGGCGGCACGATGCTCGGCTTCGGCGTCAAGTACGCTGGCGAAGGCTCGCCGATCGCCGGCCAGAACGAGCGCGCCTCGCCGGTCGTCGTCCAGTATGTCGACGACAAGTCCTACGTGGTGTGGCCCAAGAGCCAGCAGCAACGCGATCCGGTGCTGCCGTTCCCGGCCGGCACGGTCTATTCGTCGAAGTAG